The following are from one region of the Endozoicomonas sp. 4G genome:
- a CDS encoding high-affinity branched-chain amino acid ABC transporter permease LivM, with protein sequence MKSLRFTPAILSAVVLLVLTSLMIGVRLEPSGVGLKVTLADPSSLYWIVAGVAVVFFFQLFRAPIDQRLSGIKQQLPAINAVKLTRVTENKETKTLLICFAVAGLMIWPFFVSRGAVDLATLALIYVMLGLGLNIVVGLAGLLDLGYVGFYAVGAYSYALLNQYLGFDFWSGLVMGGILAAFFGFILGFPVLRLRGDYLAIVTLGFGEIIRILLNNWTTLTGGPNGISQIPKPTLFGLEFGRRAKEEGNVPFHEYFGIDYSSEYKVIFLYILAVLLVIATLFVINRLLRMPIGRAWEALREDDIACRSLGLNPTAIKLSAFTIGAAFAGFAGTFFAARQGFISPESFTFIESAIILAIVVLGGMGSQVGVILAAVIMTVLPEFAREFQEYRMLMFGLMMVCMMVWRPEGLMPMKRPHIKIKPGKSSEGSVKAASFAESL encoded by the coding sequence ATGAAATCATTACGTTTTACTCCGGCGATACTCTCAGCAGTGGTTCTGCTGGTGTTAACCAGCCTGATGATAGGGGTTCGTCTTGAGCCCTCGGGCGTCGGGCTGAAAGTTACACTGGCCGATCCTTCTTCCCTCTACTGGATAGTGGCAGGTGTAGCTGTCGTCTTTTTCTTCCAGTTATTCAGAGCACCAATCGATCAAAGACTTTCTGGAATTAAACAACAGTTACCCGCTATTAATGCGGTAAAGCTGACCAGAGTCACTGAGAACAAAGAAACTAAAACCCTTTTAATCTGTTTTGCCGTAGCAGGATTGATGATCTGGCCATTCTTTGTTTCCAGGGGCGCTGTGGATCTGGCCACTCTGGCCCTGATTTACGTCATGCTGGGTCTGGGGCTGAATATTGTGGTGGGTCTGGCCGGTCTTCTTGACCTGGGCTATGTCGGCTTTTATGCCGTAGGTGCCTACAGCTATGCACTATTGAATCAATATCTGGGCTTCGATTTCTGGAGCGGCCTGGTAATGGGCGGCATTCTGGCTGCTTTCTTTGGTTTTATTCTAGGTTTCCCGGTGCTTAGACTTCGAGGTGATTATCTGGCCATCGTGACTCTGGGCTTTGGAGAAATCATTCGAATCCTGCTCAACAACTGGACGACACTCACCGGAGGTCCCAACGGCATCAGCCAGATTCCTAAACCGACTCTGTTTGGCCTTGAATTTGGACGCAGGGCGAAAGAAGAAGGGAATGTCCCTTTTCACGAATACTTTGGTATTGATTACAGCAGTGAGTACAAGGTGATTTTCCTCTACATACTGGCCGTACTGCTGGTGATTGCCACACTGTTTGTGATCAATCGACTGCTTCGAATGCCCATTGGCAGAGCCTGGGAAGCTTTGCGTGAAGACGATATTGCCTGTCGTTCACTGGGCCTGAACCCTACCGCTATCAAACTATCTGCATTCACCATAGGGGCTGCATTCGCTGGCTTTGCTGGTACCTTCTTTGCCGCCCGTCAGGGTTTTATCAGTCCAGAGTCGTTCACTTTTATCGAGTCTGCCATCATTCTGGCCATTGTTGTTCTTGGCGGTATGGGGTCTCAGGTCGGTGTCATTCTTGCGGCTGTGATTATGACGGTTTTGCCTGAGTTTGCCCGTGAATTCCAGGAATACCGAATGCTGATGTTTGGGTTGATGATGGTCTGCATGATGGTATGGCGTCCTGAAGGTCTGATGCCCATGAAGCGGCCTCATATCAAGATCAAACCCGGCAAGTCGTCGGAAGGTTCCGTAAAGGCGGCATCATTCGCTGAAAGCTTATAA
- a CDS encoding ABC transporter ATP-binding protein, whose translation MSASEPLLSIRNVSTFYGKIQALDDVSVDIPAGEIVTLIGANGAGKSSLLMTICGEPQAESGSILYKGQELAGRPTSEIMRSGIAVVPEGRRIFSRLSVEENLTMGGFFVEGESFRKNYQHVLELFPRLKERLHQRGGTMSGGEQQMLAIARALMSNPELLLLDEPSLGLAPIVIQQIFEIIERLREEGVTVFLVEQNANQALRLADRGYVLENGRIVLQGRGDELLADDAVQKAYLGA comes from the coding sequence ATGTCAGCATCTGAACCCCTTCTCAGTATTCGAAATGTGTCTACCTTTTACGGCAAGATCCAGGCTTTGGACGATGTCAGTGTAGATATCCCGGCAGGCGAGATTGTCACTCTGATAGGTGCCAATGGCGCTGGCAAGTCTTCATTGCTGATGACTATTTGTGGTGAACCTCAGGCCGAATCTGGCTCCATACTCTACAAAGGGCAGGAGTTAGCGGGTCGTCCTACCTCCGAAATCATGCGCTCAGGGATTGCCGTTGTGCCCGAAGGACGAAGGATTTTTTCCCGACTCTCCGTTGAAGAAAATCTGACCATGGGTGGTTTTTTCGTGGAGGGTGAGTCTTTTCGAAAAAACTATCAGCATGTACTGGAGCTTTTCCCCCGTCTGAAAGAGAGATTGCACCAAAGAGGTGGCACTATGTCCGGGGGCGAGCAACAGATGCTGGCCATTGCCAGAGCCCTGATGAGCAACCCGGAATTGTTGTTGCTGGATGAGCCCAGCCTGGGGCTGGCACCGATTGTGATTCAACAAATCTTTGAAATCATTGAGCGTCTTCGGGAAGAAGGCGTTACCGTTTTTCTGGTGGAGCAGAATGCTAATCAGGCTCTCAGGTTGGCAGATCGGGGTTATGTTTTGGAAAACGGCCGCATCGTTCTGCAGGGCAGAGGTGATGAACTGTTGGCGGACGATGCCGTCCAAAAGGCTTACCTGGGAGCCTGA
- a CDS encoding response regulator — translation MQDTQQSSDRKFRHGLSVTLFVWFMVLSLGPITVIGFNEYREGKQTIVQSRYEQLSTVNQLLSQQINDYFDSVVTNLFIKAGVAQEFLSHLTQSYQAQEISTEAFIKSDSYQQILDQYSGEFVDFLRYYDYSDLILADAEGNILYTVNAYDDLGKNIFKGPFANTVFAKAARDSLAEVVPKYADVAAYPPVGDQKVSFFILPMVDESEKTAGFLAVQILAHNVQNIFESEDHFGGVLKSYLIGDDGYIRYGTDLDSDLSMTLKAANTLTVDWMAHIDAEGVFHEIHDHEAENESHGLDSDAELTELFGEEVALESDASGHHKVDQRLHIKSYKNVYGDSVLGTFYAIEVAGTPMALISEVSEKDAFASVIQFRNRLIYITAITALIVILIALIITRRLVRPIRTITAWVNRVASGDYAQGAVLSGHNEISDLSRSFAEMTEKLRHVITDNDRKSWQQEGQTGLNNCMRGEQELSEVCKNIVSYLARYLDMQTGAMYVMDDEKRLQLMASYAWKTRRQSKNSFEIGEGLVGQAAMEKQAIELTCIPEDYIKIESGLGSAPAKVIITVPLVYEGEIKGVLEFALLRELTDEQRSFLEDALESVAIGINSAQYRTRVNQLLEKTTRQSEAMKEQQEELRSVNDELESRARVLEESQEELKAQSEEMQKSNAELEEKTELLQQQKAEIERKNLDIELSRKTLEQKAEELEQASKYKSEFLANMSHELRTPLNSLLLLAQMLADNDEGNLNEDQIESAQVIYSGGKELLDLINDILDLSKVEAGKMSINLDDMDIEELCSSMRTLFKPLAGNKGLDFAVDIDPGTTKVILSDSQRVMQVLKNFLSNAFKFTEQGGVYIRVFNSIRKTDHGDETYVAFAVRDTGIGIPEEKQEAIFEAFQQADGSTSRKYGGTGLGLAISRELSSILGGYIGIESAEGEGTTFTVYLPDNAVCSIDGEKIMAESHSSATSNGYQQTASAPAAKKPKAPPASVAEKVPTKKRRPTAGKNILIIEDDQHFSDIVKQLSGSHGYQCLVAANGKEGIQTAIEEQPMAIILDLGLPDMDGEEVLSQLQKNAVTKDIPVHIVSGRDPDELEREGAVGYLVKPVSVNDLEMVFSTLETALSEDIQHALLLDSDTESRSHLANMLREKGMNIAEVSSAEEAEQSMAENHWQCLVMDIDLPDSSGLAFLQKLQEKMGDTMPSIVIHTDKKLTTEDQKALQKYTRALVMKGDYASERVTDEVSLFIHSVEKLAPAEAKPAAETVNKKSLEGHKILLVDDDLRNTFALSKGLQGLGLEVVIADNGQNALDKLDEEEGIELVLMDIMMPVMDGYEAMAKIREIDRLKNLPVIALTAKAMSDDKAKCIESGANDYMTKPVDIDKLVEMMKVWLFK, via the coding sequence ATGCAGGATACACAACAATCATCTGATAGAAAATTCAGGCATGGTCTATCAGTCACACTCTTTGTTTGGTTTATGGTTCTGTCGCTGGGACCTATTACGGTTATTGGTTTCAACGAATACCGTGAAGGTAAGCAAACCATTGTTCAGAGTCGTTATGAGCAGTTGAGTACGGTCAACCAGCTACTGAGTCAGCAGATTAATGATTATTTTGACTCAGTAGTGACCAATCTGTTTATCAAGGCCGGAGTCGCCCAAGAGTTCCTGTCTCATCTGACACAGAGTTACCAAGCTCAAGAGATATCAACAGAAGCGTTTATTAAATCTGACAGTTACCAGCAGATTTTGGATCAGTACTCCGGCGAGTTTGTGGATTTTTTACGCTATTACGATTACTCCGACCTGATTCTGGCGGATGCAGAAGGCAACATTCTGTATACCGTGAATGCCTATGATGATCTGGGCAAAAACATTTTCAAAGGACCTTTTGCTAATACCGTATTTGCCAAAGCCGCCCGCGACAGTCTGGCAGAGGTAGTCCCCAAGTACGCTGATGTGGCGGCCTATCCACCCGTCGGGGATCAGAAAGTCAGTTTCTTTATTTTACCAATGGTGGATGAGAGTGAGAAAACAGCCGGTTTTCTGGCGGTTCAGATTCTGGCTCATAACGTTCAGAACATTTTTGAGAGTGAAGACCATTTTGGTGGTGTTTTGAAGTCCTATCTTATTGGTGACGATGGCTATATTCGCTACGGTACTGATCTGGATTCAGACCTGTCCATGACATTGAAAGCGGCTAATACCCTGACAGTGGACTGGATGGCCCATATTGATGCCGAAGGTGTGTTTCATGAAATCCATGATCATGAGGCGGAGAATGAAAGTCACGGCCTTGATAGCGATGCAGAGCTGACCGAGCTGTTTGGTGAAGAGGTCGCACTTGAGTCAGATGCCTCCGGCCATCATAAAGTCGACCAAAGGCTTCATATCAAGAGCTACAAAAACGTCTATGGGGACAGTGTTCTGGGAACCTTCTATGCCATTGAAGTAGCCGGTACGCCCATGGCGCTGATCTCTGAAGTGAGCGAGAAAGATGCCTTTGCCTCTGTTATTCAGTTCAGAAACCGCTTGATCTATATCACAGCCATTACCGCCCTGATTGTTATTTTGATTGCACTGATCATTACCCGCAGGCTGGTCAGGCCGATCAGAACCATCACGGCCTGGGTCAACCGGGTGGCGTCGGGAGATTATGCCCAGGGGGCGGTACTCAGTGGCCACAATGAAATCAGCGACCTCAGTCGCAGCTTCGCTGAGATGACGGAGAAGTTGAGACATGTCATCACTGATAACGATCGCAAGAGCTGGCAACAGGAAGGCCAGACCGGCTTGAATAACTGCATGAGGGGAGAGCAGGAGCTGTCAGAGGTCTGTAAAAACATCGTTTCCTATCTTGCCCGTTACCTGGATATGCAGACCGGTGCCATGTATGTCATGGATGATGAGAAGCGATTGCAGTTGATGGCCTCCTATGCCTGGAAAACACGCAGGCAAAGCAAAAACAGTTTTGAGATTGGCGAAGGCCTGGTGGGTCAGGCGGCCATGGAGAAGCAGGCGATAGAGCTGACCTGCATTCCTGAAGATTACATCAAAATAGAATCGGGATTGGGCAGCGCACCTGCGAAAGTCATTATTACCGTACCGCTTGTTTATGAAGGAGAAATTAAAGGTGTTCTGGAGTTTGCCCTGCTCAGGGAGCTGACCGATGAGCAGAGAAGCTTTCTGGAAGATGCCTTGGAAAGTGTCGCTATCGGCATTAATTCTGCCCAGTATCGCACCCGTGTTAATCAGCTGCTCGAAAAGACCACACGCCAGTCGGAAGCTATGAAAGAGCAGCAGGAAGAGCTGCGTTCAGTGAATGATGAGCTGGAAAGCCGGGCCCGGGTGCTGGAGGAGTCTCAGGAAGAGCTGAAAGCCCAGAGTGAAGAAATGCAGAAGTCTAACGCTGAACTGGAAGAGAAAACCGAACTTCTGCAACAACAGAAAGCCGAGATTGAACGGAAAAATCTGGATATTGAGCTTTCCAGAAAAACTCTGGAGCAAAAGGCCGAAGAACTGGAACAGGCCAGTAAATACAAGTCTGAATTCCTGGCCAATATGTCCCATGAACTGCGCACACCTCTGAACTCACTGCTCCTGCTGGCGCAAATGCTCGCCGATAATGACGAAGGCAACCTCAACGAAGATCAGATTGAATCTGCCCAGGTGATCTACAGCGGTGGTAAGGAGCTGCTTGACCTGATCAACGACATTCTTGATCTGTCCAAGGTTGAAGCCGGTAAGATGAGTATCAATCTGGATGATATGGATATCGAAGAGCTGTGCTCCAGTATGCGGACGCTGTTCAAACCTCTGGCCGGAAACAAGGGACTGGATTTTGCCGTGGACATTGATCCTGGTACCACCAAGGTCATTCTCTCCGACAGCCAGCGGGTTATGCAGGTGCTCAAAAACTTCCTGTCCAATGCCTTCAAGTTTACGGAACAGGGGGGCGTCTACATTCGGGTATTCAACTCAATCCGCAAGACAGACCATGGCGATGAAACCTATGTCGCCTTTGCCGTCAGGGATACCGGAATAGGCATCCCGGAAGAAAAACAGGAAGCCATCTTCGAGGCATTCCAGCAGGCGGACGGCTCAACCAGCAGAAAGTACGGCGGCACGGGATTGGGGCTGGCTATCTCACGAGAACTGTCTTCTATACTGGGGGGTTACATCGGCATAGAAAGTGCTGAAGGTGAGGGAACAACATTCACTGTCTATCTGCCTGATAATGCTGTCTGTTCAATTGATGGCGAAAAAATCATGGCTGAAAGCCATTCCTCCGCTACCAGCAATGGTTATCAACAAACGGCCTCGGCTCCTGCTGCAAAAAAACCGAAAGCGCCACCGGCTTCTGTGGCTGAAAAAGTTCCGACCAAAAAGAGAAGACCCACGGCTGGCAAGAATATTCTGATTATTGAAGATGATCAGCACTTCTCGGATATCGTTAAACAGCTTTCCGGCAGTCATGGTTATCAATGTCTGGTGGCGGCCAATGGCAAGGAAGGGATTCAGACCGCGATCGAAGAGCAGCCGATGGCCATCATTCTTGATCTGGGCCTGCCCGATATGGATGGTGAAGAGGTGCTCAGCCAGTTGCAGAAGAATGCTGTGACAAAAGACATACCGGTTCATATCGTATCGGGCCGTGATCCCGACGAATTAGAGCGAGAGGGGGCTGTGGGTTATCTGGTCAAGCCGGTGTCAGTCAATGACCTGGAAATGGTTTTCAGCACGCTGGAAACGGCTCTGTCAGAAGATATCCAACATGCCCTGCTATTAGACAGTGACACTGAAAGTCGATCGCACCTGGCGAACATGCTCAGGGAAAAAGGGATGAACATCGCCGAGGTTTCATCCGCTGAAGAAGCCGAACAGTCGATGGCCGAGAATCACTGGCAGTGCCTGGTGATGGATATCGATTTACCCGACAGCAGTGGTCTGGCGTTTTTACAGAAACTGCAGGAAAAGATGGGCGACACTATGCCGTCCATCGTCATTCATACCGATAAGAAGCTGACGACCGAAGACCAGAAAGCGCTGCAGAAATATACCCGTGCCCTGGTTATGAAGGGAGATTACGCTTCTGAAAGGGTCACGGATGAGGTCAGCCTGTTTATTCACTCCGTTGAAAAGTTGGCTCCGGCTGAAGCAAAGCCAGCAGCAGAGACCGTGAATAAAAAATCCCTGGAAGGTCATAAAATCCTGCTGGTGGATGATGATCTTCGTAATACCTTCGCTTTGTCCAAGGGGTTGCAGGGACTTGGCCTGGAAGTGGTCATTGCTGACAACGGACAAAATGCCCTTGATAAGCTCGATGAAGAAGAGGGTATTGAGCTGGTGCTGATGGATATCATGATGCCGGTAATGGACGGCTATGAAGCCATGGCCAAAATACGTGAGATTGACCGGCTTAAGAATCTGCCTGTGATTGCACTGACAGCCAAGGCCATGTCCGATGATAAGGCCAAGTGCATAGAATCAGGAGCCAATGACTATATGACCAAGCCGGTGGACATCGACAAGCTGGTTGAAATGATGAAGGTGTGGTTATTCAAATGA
- the livH gene encoding high-affinity branched-chain amino acid ABC transporter permease LivH yields the protein MGDAGFYLIQQLLNGLTIGSTYALIAIGYTMVYGIIGMINFAHGEIYMIGSYIAFAVLAALAMMGIDSVSLMLVSAFVISIIITSTYGFAVERVAYRPLRNSNRLIALISAIGMSIFLQNYVRLAQGSRDIAMPSMISGGWTFGPEDGFNATVSYMQLIIFVVTFIAMTALTLFISKSKMGRACRACAEDLRMTGLLGINTHQIISITFVIGAALAAVAGVLLGMYYGVINPHIGFMAGLKAFTAAVLGGIGSIPGAVLGGLILGVTEAFTAGYFSAEYKDVVAFSLLVLILLFRPTGLLGKPEVEKV from the coding sequence ATGGGGGATGCAGGTTTTTACCTTATTCAGCAACTGCTTAACGGACTGACGATAGGTAGTACTTACGCTCTGATCGCTATTGGTTACACCATGGTTTACGGCATCATTGGCATGATCAATTTTGCTCATGGTGAGATCTACATGATTGGCAGTTACATCGCTTTTGCAGTACTGGCTGCGTTAGCGATGATGGGAATAGACAGTGTGTCACTGATGCTTGTTTCCGCCTTTGTTATCAGCATTATTATCACCAGTACCTATGGCTTTGCGGTGGAGAGGGTTGCTTATCGACCCTTGCGGAACAGTAACCGACTGATTGCCCTGATTTCTGCCATTGGTATGTCCATTTTTCTGCAGAACTATGTCCGCCTGGCCCAGGGATCAAGGGATATAGCCATGCCCAGTATGATCAGTGGTGGCTGGACCTTTGGTCCTGAAGATGGGTTTAATGCAACTGTGTCGTATATGCAGTTAATTATCTTCGTGGTGACGTTTATTGCCATGACGGCCCTGACTCTGTTTATTTCAAAGTCAAAAATGGGTCGGGCCTGTCGAGCCTGTGCTGAAGATCTGCGTATGACCGGGCTGCTGGGCATCAACACTCATCAGATTATTTCGATCACCTTTGTTATCGGAGCGGCGCTGGCGGCAGTAGCCGGTGTGTTGCTGGGCATGTATTACGGGGTGATCAATCCCCACATCGGTTTTATGGCAGGTCTTAAAGCCTTCACTGCCGCCGTGCTGGGAGGAATTGGAAGTATTCCCGGAGCTGTGTTGGGTGGTTTGATTCTGGGTGTCACGGAAGCTTTTACCGCAGGTTACTTCAGTGCCGAATATAAGGATGTTGTCGCCTTCAGTCTCCTTGTTTTGATTCTTCTGTTCAGGCCAACGGGCCTTCTGGGCAAGCCGGAGGTTGAAAAAGTATGA
- the livG gene encoding high-affinity branched-chain amino acid ABC transporter ATP-binding protein LivG codes for MSECLLDVSDLSMRFGGLLAVDQMALKIHPGEIVSMIGPNGAGKTTVFNCLTGFYKATGGSVQYQGQAIEKMPGYKIARLGVVRTFQNVRLFKGMTVLENLLVAQHRHLDTGLLAGLFKTPGYRRSEEKAMARAEFWLDKVGLTEFANREAGNLAYGQQRRLEIARCMVTQPRLLMLDEPAAGLNPNETAELDELISDLRRDHGVTVLLIEHDMKLVMDISDRIYVINQGRPLASGVPEEIRNNPEVIKAYLGEG; via the coding sequence ATGAGTGAATGCTTACTGGATGTTTCTGATTTGAGTATGCGCTTTGGCGGATTGCTGGCTGTGGATCAGATGGCCCTGAAAATCCATCCGGGCGAAATTGTTTCCATGATTGGGCCCAATGGGGCCGGAAAAACGACGGTTTTTAACTGCCTTACCGGCTTTTATAAGGCTACGGGTGGTTCTGTTCAATATCAGGGTCAGGCTATTGAAAAGATGCCGGGCTATAAAATAGCACGGCTGGGTGTCGTGAGAACCTTTCAGAATGTACGACTCTTTAAGGGTATGACCGTGTTGGAAAATCTTCTGGTTGCCCAGCACCGACATCTGGATACAGGGTTGTTGGCGGGGTTGTTTAAAACCCCGGGTTATCGGCGCAGTGAAGAAAAAGCGATGGCGAGGGCTGAGTTCTGGTTGGATAAAGTCGGTCTGACTGAATTTGCCAACCGGGAGGCGGGCAATCTGGCCTACGGACAACAACGCAGATTGGAAATTGCCCGTTGTATGGTGACCCAACCCCGGCTATTGATGTTGGATGAACCCGCAGCTGGCCTTAATCCTAATGAGACGGCAGAGCTGGATGAACTGATTTCTGATTTGCGACGGGATCATGGTGTTACGGTGCTACTGATTGAACATGATATGAAGCTGGTTATGGATATCTCTGACCGGATTTATGTCATTAATCAGGGGCGTCCCCTGGCCTCAGGTGTACCAGAGGAGATTCGTAATAACCCTGAGGTGATCAAAGCTTATTTGGGAGAAGGATAG
- a CDS encoding class I SAM-dependent DNA methyltransferase, with translation MPNTQTSNNLAAFIWSVADLLRGDFKQSQYGRIILPFTLLRRLECVLEPTKEAVVAQHEKVKAMNLPEEGMEKMLLRASGLSFFNTSPMNLSKMGQGDIKDNLENYVLSFSKDAREIFEHFKFDEFVGSLNEANLLFKVLRKFATIDLSPKAISNHDMGLVFEELIRRFAESSNETAGEHFTPRDIVELTTSLVFMEDDDALTKEGIVRSIYDPTAGTGGFLSAGMEYVYKHNTKARMTAFGQELNPESYAICKADMLIKGQDVSRIKLGNTLSNDHLSGDQFDYMLSNPPFGVDWKKIEGTIKDEHEHKGYDGRFGPGLPRVSDGSLLFLMHLISKFRDITPENQNPSRIGIILNGSPLFTGSAGSGESEIRRYILEADLLEAIVALPTDMFYNTGIATYVWVLTNKKSDERKGKVQLINGVNLCGKMRKSLGSKRNIMSEADRRIITQNFGAFAEVSEENFAAKIFDSHEFGYRRITVERPLRLSAQITDDAVTDLRYAPRPYNAVMRWMVEEFGTECHTTLSDNEETIRTKIKKDFKELKEKQIKEVLNDKLWLFQRGLMEKAQTLQNTFGTVLSNDFNQFDKDLKAALKAANLKLDTREKKQFLDAVTCKNPEAEPVIKKVLNEEVQPLYGAFEYQGKVVEFQTDGDLRDNENIPLDPAMPTHILIETYFNREVAPHVPDAWVNADKCDAQDGEIGIVGYEIPFNRHFYVYQPPRALEAIDADLDAVSARIMSLLQEVHS, from the coding sequence ATGCCCAACACCCAAACCTCTAACAACCTTGCCGCCTTCATCTGGTCCGTAGCCGACCTCCTGCGAGGCGATTTCAAGCAGTCCCAGTACGGGCGCATCATCTTACCGTTTACCCTGCTGCGCCGCCTGGAATGCGTTCTGGAGCCCACCAAGGAAGCAGTGGTTGCCCAGCACGAAAAAGTAAAGGCTATGAACCTGCCTGAAGAAGGTATGGAGAAGATGCTGCTGCGTGCTTCCGGATTGTCGTTTTTCAATACTTCACCCATGAACCTGTCAAAAATGGGTCAGGGCGATATCAAGGACAACCTTGAAAACTATGTCCTCTCCTTCTCCAAAGATGCCCGTGAAATCTTTGAGCATTTCAAGTTTGATGAGTTTGTAGGCAGCCTGAACGAAGCCAATCTGCTGTTCAAGGTACTGCGGAAGTTTGCCACCATCGACCTCAGCCCCAAGGCGATCAGCAACCACGATATGGGTTTGGTGTTTGAAGAACTGATCCGTCGCTTTGCCGAATCTTCCAACGAAACCGCCGGTGAACACTTTACCCCAAGGGATATTGTCGAGCTCACCACCTCACTGGTGTTTATGGAAGATGATGATGCCTTAACCAAAGAAGGGATCGTTCGCAGTATTTATGATCCAACGGCAGGTACAGGTGGCTTTCTCTCTGCGGGAATGGAGTACGTGTACAAGCATAATACAAAAGCTCGTATGACGGCCTTTGGCCAGGAGTTGAACCCGGAGTCCTACGCCATCTGTAAAGCCGATATGCTGATCAAGGGTCAGGATGTCAGTCGCATCAAACTGGGCAACACCTTGTCGAACGATCACCTCAGTGGCGACCAGTTTGACTACATGCTGTCTAATCCACCATTCGGGGTGGACTGGAAGAAGATCGAAGGCACTATTAAAGATGAGCATGAACACAAAGGCTACGACGGTCGCTTTGGCCCCGGCCTGCCAAGAGTGTCTGATGGTTCGCTGCTGTTCCTGATGCACCTGATCAGCAAGTTCAGGGACATCACGCCAGAAAACCAGAACCCCAGCCGCATCGGCATTATCCTCAACGGTTCGCCGCTGTTTACCGGCAGTGCAGGCAGTGGTGAAAGCGAGATTCGCCGTTATATTCTCGAAGCCGACCTGCTCGAAGCCATTGTCGCCCTGCCCACAGACATGTTCTACAACACCGGTATCGCTACCTATGTGTGGGTGTTGACCAATAAAAAGTCTGATGAACGCAAAGGTAAAGTGCAGCTGATTAACGGCGTAAACCTGTGCGGTAAAATGCGTAAGTCCCTGGGCTCCAAACGTAACATAATGAGCGAAGCTGACCGTCGCATCATTACCCAAAACTTTGGAGCCTTTGCAGAAGTATCCGAAGAAAACTTTGCCGCCAAAATTTTCGACAGCCATGAATTCGGCTACCGTCGTATTACCGTGGAACGCCCACTTCGCCTGTCTGCCCAGATTACTGATGACGCTGTAACGGATCTACGCTATGCACCCAGGCCGTATAACGCCGTTATGCGCTGGATGGTTGAGGAATTCGGCACAGAATGTCATACAACACTGTCAGACAACGAAGAAACCATTCGCACCAAAATCAAAAAAGACTTCAAAGAACTGAAAGAGAAGCAGATCAAAGAGGTACTGAACGACAAACTCTGGCTGTTTCAGCGGGGGCTGATGGAGAAAGCCCAAACTCTGCAAAATACATTCGGAACGGTACTGTCCAACGACTTTAACCAGTTTGATAAAGACCTGAAAGCCGCCCTTAAAGCCGCTAATTTGAAGTTGGATACCAGAGAGAAAAAGCAGTTCCTTGATGCCGTCACCTGCAAGAACCCCGAAGCTGAACCAGTCATCAAAAAGGTGCTGAATGAAGAAGTTCAACCGCTCTACGGCGCATTTGAATACCAAGGCAAAGTCGTCGAATTCCAGACTGATGGTGACCTGCGGGATAACGAGAACATTCCTCTTGATCCAGCAATGCCCACCCATATCCTGATCGAAACTTACTTCAACCGGGAAGTGGCTCCCCATGTACCCGATGCCTGGGTCAATGCCGACAAATGCGATGCCCAGGATGGTGAGATAGGTATTGTGGGTTACGAGATTCCCTTTAACCGACACTTCTATGTGTATCAGCCGCCCCGTGCGCTGGAAGCCATTGATGCTGATCTGGATGCGGTGAGTGCTAGAATCATGAGTCTGTTACAAGAGGTTCACTCATGA